TTATACTATTTACAGTGTACACTGTACAGTAAAGAGGATGGTGTTTTATGAAAATAGTAAAAAGTTTTCTTGTTTTTCTTTTCGTTTCTCTTTTCCTGTCCCCTTGTTTTGCCAATAGCCAAACCCTTATTGTCACCGGGGTCGGCAATGTTAATGTAGAGCCTGATACCGCGACGATTACGCTTGGTGTTCAGACAGATGAAAAGACAGCGTCAAAAGCGCAGTCTAAAAATGCAGAGATAATGCAAAAAGTCATCGATTCCATAAAGAGCTTTAACATACCAAAAGATAAAATAAAGACTTCTAGATTTAGTATTGGCCCAAAGATGAAATATGAAAGCGGAAGTTCTTATCTTATCGGTTACACCTGCAACAATCAGGTTTCCGTTACAATAAGCGACGATCTAAAAAAAGTTTCAAAAATAATAGACAAAGGAACCTCTGCAGGCGCCAATCAAGTGTTAAGCGTCAATTTTTCAAGAAAAGATATTTTGCCTTATAGGAAAGAGGCTTTAAAACTCGCAGTTGAATCTGCAAAGTCAAAAGCACGCGCTATTGCGGATGCGGCTGGGCTTACTCTTGTCAGGATAGAAAAAATAGAAGGACAGGAGATAAATAATTGGGGAATAATTTCACCGCAAACAAATATTTCCGTAGAAAGGGCTTTTGGCGGTGAATCCGCAACTCCAATTTACGGCGGAGATATTAATGTTACGATGAGCGTTAATGTTACTTATGTTGTGAAATAGCAACAACCTTATTGCGTGACTTTTCCCCGCGAACGATTGATATTTGGCGTTTTTTGATTTTAAAATGTTCCGAGAGAAATTCAATAAGCGCTTTATTCGCTTTCCCGTCGACAGGAGGAGCCGTCAAATAAACTTTATCCCCTTTTAGCTCGTTTCGTTTGGCGTTAGGAATTATTTTTAATTTTAATACTTTCTCTCTCATTTTTTTATCATTAGACATTAGTCATTAGATATTAGTCATTAATCATTAGTTATTGGAAATTTATTATCCCACTTTGTTAGTTAATCGTCCAATCCCCTCAATTTCCACCACAACCTCATCCCCCCTATCCATCGGTCCCACCCCGGGAGGTGTTCCTGTCAATATCACATCTCCAGGAAGTAGCGTCATTATCTCTGAAATAAATTTTACAAGATAAAGAGGCTTAAATATCATTTGTGAAGTATTTGAATTCTGCTTAATTTCTCCATTTAAATAAAGCTTGATATTTAGATTGTCAGAGTCAATGCCGGATACAATTTTTGGACCTAGTGGGCAAAAAGTGTTAAACGATTTTGCGCGCGTCCATTGGCCGTCTATTTTTTGCAAATCCCTTGCCGTCACATCATTTGCGCATGTATAGCCTAACGATCTATCTTCTAAAATAACAATCGCAAGCTCGGCTTCATAATGGAGGTTTGATGTTTGCGCGGGATAAATTATTTTATCGCCATTCCCTATCACAGCTGTCGGCGGTTTTAAAAATAGAACGGGAGATTTTGGTATCTCCATACCAAGCTCTTTCGCGTGATCGTAATAATTTAATCCGACACAGATGATTTTTGAAGGGCTAAATGGCATCATTTTATTTTTTGCTTTGTGAATATTTGATGCCATAAATCTATTCTATTTTGAAACAAAACTGAAATTGGCTGTTAAAGGAACTTCTTTTTCTTCATTTTTTCCTTTGAACCATTTTTCAAAATTGAGAATAGTAAACCCTGTTATTTTACCTGTTTTGAGATTTTTTCTTATAAAAAAATCGTCCGCAATTTCAGTAGAAACCGATTTTTTAGGTTTCCCAACAGATATATCCAACAGATCATCATCCTTATCGTAATAAAAAATCATTTTTTTATCCATATTGTTTCCCCCAATTTTATTTTATCTGTTATAAAAATAGTTGATATATATTTTTTTGAATTATTTACAACAACTAAAATATATTTCCCTTTATAAACTTCATGATAAAATTTATAATACAAATGCACAGACGAGTCTCGCCTACTTAGTTTGACAAAATCAGGAAGTTTTAAGACTTCTTCAATCTTTGATAAATAAGTTTCAACCTCCGGATGTCTTTCTACTACATGTCGCCAATTATCGTCTGTCAAATATATTTTTTCACCAAAAACTGTTTTATAATGTTTTACCATCCAAACAAATTATATAATAAAAACTAATGAAATTATAGTGAAAGTTTTGTGAAGTTTTGAGTATTTTTTGGCTTTGTTGCTCAAAGAGCAGAGAAAAACCGGATCAGGGCATACATTGTTGACCCCCAAAATTAAATTGAAATTTTCCGTTTTAACCTCCGAAGAAGCTGTGTATATAAAAGGCTTTTAAACAAATAACGGAGGTAAATAAAAAATGAGTAATCTGACAATTTATGGTTTAGGAAATATGTGTCAAAGTAGTATGGTGGAGTGCAAGGCAGAAATAAAAGATAAGTCAGAAGCACAAGATATATATAATGAAGTAACAGACAATTCTCTCCTCAGAGATCAAGAGGCTCTTGACAGCGCATTTGTTAATATGGCAAATTCAGATGGAGATGAAACCCTTTCTCCCTATGAGGCTCAAATTGTTGCAAATGCAGTTGAATATTATGGCGGAAACGTTGGAAAGGTTCTTATCCTTACAAAATGTTTGGCCAATCCTGTTATACGCAGCATTGATATAGATGAACAAGTAAAGATAAATGCGATAGGTGCCCTTCTTGATTGGGGGATGGCTGAAGATGCTATATGTGACATATTTGCCAACAGTGTAAAAATGTACAACCCAACGTATAACTCAACAATCACTGAAAAATTTTGGACACATCTGCCTGAATATCTAAAACTCCTTGACCACCCTGAAAAATTTCAACGTTATACTCTGTCAATAAAAGATTTTGATAAGTTTGGAAGATCAAATTTTTATGCTATTGATTTAACTCAAGTTTTAAACGAAAACACAGGGGAAATAGACCTGAGTAATGACCCTTTTATTAAATTTGATAGAAAAAATGAAGACGCTATATGTTCAATCATTGAAAAAAAGGCTATTATCATAGAGGATGCTAACAGATATTTTGTTGATATGTTGATATTATTTGCCAGTTTAGACCTTCTTTCAAATAAAAGAATAGAAGGCCTTCTAATCTCTAAGGATGTGCCAGAAAGGTTTAAAACTGTTTTAAGATACATCAAGCAAAAAGGAGCTCCTGTCAATTTCGAAAGAGTTATTATTGCACAAGATGGGCGCCTTGATATTGAAAATAATTCACAATCTACAATTCTTCCAAACAACCATGAGTTGGAAGAAGGTATAATTTCATGGAAAGACGGTTTTTGGTTTTTATCTCTTTATGACAGATATAACAATAAAAGATATACCAGTTTTTTAAAAATAGACGGACTAAAAATATATTTAGAGAGAGGCAATACCTTTAAGTTATTTATATTTTTTGATCAAAATGGGGCCCCTAAAAAACCTATCGCATTAAAAGCCAAAGAATCTTTTAATTATATCAATTTTTCAAGTGACAAGATTTCTGCGGAAGGTGAAGAATTGCCGGTTTTTTCCTTTGATTATTATTCTATAGAGAAACAAGGGTCTAATCCCGCGAAATTAACTATAGAAGGAGTAAGAAGCTGTAATCCAAAAGTCGCATTATACGCATATCCAGAAACCCGCTTTACATTAAGAAATGATAATCTTAGTTTTAGTATGGTTTTTAACGGCGAACACGGATTTGTTGATTTAAAAGAGGCTGAAAATTTTTTTACTAATCATTCAAAAATTCCATTAACCATTTCAGCATACAATCTACTCGACGAGAAGCCAAGAGAGTTCTCTTTTTCCGGTTATAGCTTTAGCCATAAAGGAAAAACTTTGGTTATAACCCCTTTCAGCGAGATAGCCATATTTGGAGATGCTGAGGAAACAACCCTCATCAGTCCTTTTTATACCAGTCCGTATAATTTTCCTTACGATGACTTTAAATTAAGAACATCAATAAATACTGTCTCAATAATAGAAGAGGCAGAGGTTCCTACACGCCCATATGGAATACAAATAAGAAAGCCAGCCTATGAGTCTATTAATTATACTGTTTTAAGGAACCTCTATTATGCGCTTAGCCTCTTAACCCCAAACTTAAGGAGAGCAATTTCTTCAATTGAATTTTCAGATGATGATCGTGGAGAGATGAAATGCAACTTCACCTCAAAGAGAATAATTTTAAACTCAGGCTATCCAAAATTCCCTTATTCTTATAGGATTATAAGAAATACTGATGATCCTGAAATATCAACTGATGAAACCGTTTATGTAGGCTTATTAGAATTATATTTGACAGCCGCAAAAATGTTAGCTTATCAATTAAAAGCGACCAATTTTGGAAGGCAATGGAAATTTATACCTGAAATTGGGGATACTAAAGATATTGCTACCAGTGTTGGCCAATTTGTTTACCTTGTAATTTCATCTCCAAAAAAGATAGCTGAGCACTGCCGAAAAACAAGTAATAACTTTAACAAAGACTATTCAGATAATATGAAATTATTACTCCAATACGGTTATATAACAAATGAACAATATAATAGGGCAACAATAATGTGGTGAATTTTTAGAGCCTATTTTTTCTCTGTACTATTTTTGGCAGGTTCAGACTTGTGATGATGGTGTTCCCTGTTTTTATCGTGTTCTGTTCTATGAGTATTTTTACCGTAATCAGTCACATGAAATCCAGAACCTTTAAAAACTACACTTGCCGCAGAAATTAAACGCTTTATTTTTGAGCCGCCGCACTTTATGCACTTTTTAAGAGGCTTCTCCACCATTTTTTGATGGTGTTCATAAACACCGCACTCTTCACACCTATACTCATAAGCTGGCATATTAATATAGTAGCAAAAAAATCATAGAATAGTCAAACAGTAAAATCAAGTTTAGCGCCAATCGATTCAATTTTCCCGGGACTAACATAAATCCCATCGCTAATCTTGGCAAAATTAGCAAGAGAACTGTTCATATTGTGGTTAATCTCTTTCAAGACATTTGAAAAATCATCAATACTCTTTGACGGTTTTTTAGCGCCGGAACTTGGAATAGATAAAAAATTAGGGTCACTTATCAATGTCATTATTTTCCCTCTTTATTTTGAGTATTCATCCCGACGTAATAACCGGAATTTTCTGACAATTCACATAATTATAATCGAAACAAGAAAAGAAGTTCTTGCGCCTTTTAGCAGCTTTTTATTGTTTCAAACTCCAAATAATGTTTTAAACCTTCAGGAATAACAACATCACCATCTTCTTGCTGATAATTTTCTAGAATAGCGGCAAAAGTACGCCCTACGGCAAGCCCTGACCCGTTTAAGGTGTGAACAAATTCAGGCTTTGAGTTCCCATCTCTTTTAAACTTAATTCCAGCTCGTCTGGCTTGGAAATCTTCAAAATTTGAACAAGAAGAAATTTCTCTATATTTATTTTCTGACGGGAACCAAACTTCCAAATCATAAGTTTTGGCAGAAGCAAAACCCAAATCGGAAGTACAAAGCTCAACAACTCTATAAGGAAGATTTAATTCTTTAAGAATTAATTCAGCATCTTGCGTCAACAACTCAAGTTCTTTATAGGAATTTTCAGGCTCAACAAATTTCACCAGCTCAACCTTATTAAATTGATGCTGACGGATAATCCCCTTTGTATCTTTTCCATATGAACCTGCTTCCCGTCTGAAACATGGTGAATACGAACAATATTTTATAGGAAGTTTTTTATATTCTATAATCTCTTCTCTGTGTAAATTTGTCACAGAGACTTCTGCGGTAGGAATTAAATAAAAATCATCACTGCATTTAAAAAGATCTTCTTCAAATTTTGGAAGTTGGCCTGTACCTTGCATAGAATAAGACTTAACAAGGACAGGAGCCAAAACTTCCTCATAGTTATTCTTTTTTACGTGAACATCAAGCATAAAATTTATTAACGCCCGTTCAAGGGCAGCTCCCCTTTTATGATAAACAACAAAACGAGCTCCAGAAATTTTTGCCGCCTCTTTAAAGTTAAGGATTCCCAATCTCTCCCCTATTTCATCATGAGGTTTAGGTTCAAAGTTAAATTTTGCGGGCTCTCCGTATTTTCTAACTTCCTTGTTAAAAGAACTGTCCTTGCCAAAAGGGACAGAAGAATGAGGAAGATTTGGCATCTGAAGCTCTAAATCTTTAAGTTCATCGGAAACAAAACTTAATTCTTCTTCCAATTTTTTTATTTCATCACCGATCAACCTGCTTTTTTCAAGTAAAATGTCAGAATTTTTCCCCTCCTTTTTACATTGCCCAACTTTCTTAGAATTTTCATTGCGATCTTTTTTTAATGTCTCAATTTTAAAAGTAAGTTCCCGCCATTTTTTATCCGTTACAGAAAATTTTTCAACTAAAGATATATCTCCCTGACGAGTTTTCAAGGCATCAACTATTTTTTGAGGATCGCTGCGTAAAAGCTTTGGATCTAACATATAAAAAGTATACATTATAAAAAAAACCGGGTCAAAGTGAAATTTGTTTTGAAATATTAGTCAGTAATCCTACTGAAAACAAACATGTAATCATAGACGTCCCTCCATAGCTTACAAAGGGAAGAGGAAGTCCTGTGGTTGGCAATAAAGCTATTACAACCATTATGTTTAATACTGTCTGTACAAAAAACATTGAAATAATGCCAAATCCTAAGAAAAAATAAAACTCATCTTTTGTTTTTGAAATAATCTGAATTCCTCTAAAAAAGAATACCAAAAAAATACAAATCAAAACAAAAGCGCCAATAAACCCCAATTCTTCACACAAAACTGCAAATATAAAATCCGCATATTGTTGAGGAAGATAATAAAATTTTTGTTTGGAATTTCCAATCCCCAACCCGATCACCCCTCCAGACCCTACGGCAAGCAACGATTGAATAATTTGAAATCCTTTTCCTAAAGGATCTTCCCACGGATTAAGAAAAGCAAGCAACCTTTTTACTCTATACGCGGAAAAAATACTCAAAATAAAAATCAAGACCCCGCCACAAGATCCTAAAAAAACCAGATGTAAAACATTAGCCCCTGCTATAAAAAACATTAAAAAAGAAGTTACAGCTATTGAAAGAGCTGTTCCCATATCAGGTTGTTTAATTATTATTCCGCATACCACGACCAAAACCAAAAGCAAAGGCAGCAATCCTTTTAAAAATTTTTTTATACTATTTTTCAATGCTGAAAGATAAGTGGCAAAAAATAAGACCATGGTAAATTTAACAAATTCCGAAGGTTGAAAAGATATAAAATAAAAATCCAGCCAACGTGTAGCTCCTCCCAACGATTTCCCTAAAAAAGGGACAAAAAGCAATAAAAGAAAAAAAATAGAAACACAAAATATAAGAAGAGTATATTTTTTAAGTTTTTGCAAATCCAGATTAAGGGCAAAAATAAAAACAAAAAAACCTGCAAGCAAATACAATAAATGCCTCTTAAGATAGTAAAAACTATCTCCCATTTTAATCCCCATAACAGAACTTGAAGAAAAGATCATAATAGTCCCAAACAACAGCAACCCCGCTATGGATGCCAACAAAATAAAATCAGGAGATTTTTTTAGTTTTAAAGGTTTTTGACCAGAGATTTAAACACATCTCCTCTCTCTTCAAAATTTGAAAACATATCAAAACTGGCGCAGGCAGGAGATAGCAAAACAATATCTCCAGGTTTAGATAAATTAAAAGATGTAATTACCGCAGATTTAAAATCAGAAGCAATTTCTATGTTTTCAAAATCACTCTGCTTAAGAGCTTTTTCAAATCTCTCTGTTGCCTCCCCTAAAAGAATAACTTTTTTTACACTCTTTTTTATTAAATTAATCATCGCCGTTAAATCCGTTCCTTTATCCCTTCCTCCAAGAAGTAAAATAATAGATTTTTTTCCGGTATCCAAAGTTTTAATAGCTACAATAGTAGAATCAGGATTTGTCGCTTTAGAGTCATTATAAAAATCAACTCCGTTTTTTCTTATAACAAATTCAATGCGATGAGAAACTCCAGAAAAACTTTTTAACACTTTTGGAATTGTATCTTTAGAAACCCCGGCAATTTTAGCCGCAGTAACAGCCGCCGCAATATTCTCTAGGTTATGGTCGCCTCTAAGCTTAATATCCGCAATATTCATCCCCAAAAACAACTCCATCTCTTTTATTATAAACGGGACCAATCTAGCTTCAGAAGCTTGGACTAATTTACAAACCCCCTTATCCTGAGAATTGTAAACAACGTAATCCGTCTTCTTTTGGTTCATAAAAATACGAGCTTTAAAAGTTCCATAGGCTTCCATAGAGCCGTGGCGTTCTATATGATCTTCGGTTAAATTTAAAATTATACTAATCCATGGTCTAAAAGAGACTATTGTTTCTAACTGATAACTGCTGATTTCAACAACAACAAAATCAAGATTCCTATCATCTATTGAAACAAGCGGCAAACCTACATTTCCCGCAACAACAACTGATTTCCCTTCGGCTTTTAAAAGTTCCCCGATTAAAATAGCCGTCGTTGTCTTTCCGTTGGTTCCGGTGACAGCAATTATCGGCTTAGTCAAAAACCTATATGCCAACTCTATCTCAGAAACAATGGGGATATTAAGCTCTTTTGCTTTTTGAAGTACAGGAATATCGGTTCTAACGCCAGGACTTAAAACAATAAGATCAGATTGATCAATACATTTTTGAGTATGCCCCCCCACCTCTAATTGCAAACGGGAATTCAGGTCACCTATGGCAATATTTTTAAATTCTTCAAGTACAGTTTTGTCGATAGATTCTTCTTTCTTGCTATCTGTCACAAAAAGATAAGAACCTAAAGGATAAAGTTTTTTTACGATTGCCAAACCCGATTTTCCAAGGCCAAAAACAGTTATCTTTTTTTCTTCCCATTTTGTCATGCTAAAAACACTCCTATAATACTAAGTAAAAACTGAACTGCCCAAAACATTAAAGTCACATAAACTTCACTCCATCCTAACAATTCAAAATGATGATGAAGAGGTGACATTTTAAAAACCCGTTTTTTAAACAATTTATAACTTAAGACCTGAATTATAACAGATAAAGCCTCTACCAGAAACACTCCGCCTATTATAACAAGCAAAAGTTCCTTATTTAAAATAATTGCCATGCCTGCAAGAATTGCCCCTATCCCAAGAGATCCTGTATCTCCCATAAATATTTTAGCTTTAGGAAAATTAAAAAACAAAAAGGCTAAAAGCCCCCCTATTAAAACAATAGCCAACACGGAAAAAGGCAAAAGATGCCTATGTAAAGCTATCACAAAAAAAGAGGCAAATGCCAAAATTGAAGTTCCTGCAAGTAACCCGTCAATTCCATCTGTAAGATTTGTCGCGTTGCCACATCCAAATATCAGAAAAGTAGAAAATAAAATATACAAAGGGATTCCCAGTATTTTCAACAAATAAGATGATGTTAAATAAGGGGTGCAAAATAAAACAAAGAAAGAAAAGAGACTTGAAAGTAATAATTGAGAAAAAACTTTTTGCCAAAAAGTAAGCCCTAAATTTCTTTTTTTATAAACTTTTATAAAGTCATCAAAGAATCCTATCAATGAATATCCCAAAAAAAGAAAAAGAAGCGGTCTTACTTCAGAAAAAGAAAAACTAAGAACAATAGATATTATGACAAAACCAACACCTCCCATAGTAGGAGTTCCGCTTTTCTTTTTATGACTTTCAGGTCCTTCTTCTCTTTCAAACTGTCCGATATGAATTTTTGAAAAAAATAAAAGTATTAACCATGTTAAGACAGACGTAAAAACAAAAGAGAGAAAAAACAAAAAAAATAACAGCCACATATTATCAATATGATATCATAAAAACCAAAAAAAAAGCCCCCCACTTGCGTGAGAGGCTTTTTAAAGCTTGTAAGCTTATAAATAAAGGACTATTCCAAGTGTTGCAATGGTAGAAGCTGTAAGTAAAGAATATGTGCTTGTGCTTGTTCCTCCAGCGCTTGTTGATGTAAAGTTAATCAAGTTAAGATCGCCAAAAACACCGACATTAGAGCTAAGCATAGATTCTGCTCCAAGAAACCCACTGACAGTAATAGGTGTAGTTGTTACTCCAGCATTATTTCTAGAAGTAATATTTGCTGACAACCCCCAATAAACATCGACTGAATTTCCTACAGGCATAAACACTGAAGAGAATCTAACTAATGCTCCAAGAGTAGTATTTGCAGCGCCTCCTGCAGTATTATCTGTATATGTTGCTCCAAGATCTAGCGCCTTGCCTGAACCAAATTCCAACCTTAAAAATGGAGTTCCTCCCAATGAACCAATACCACTAATTGCAGCAAATGAAGAAGAAGCCATTAATAAACCTAACATCAAAACTAAAGCTACTAATCTTTTCATTTTATTCCTCCTTAAAAATTTAAAAAAACACTAACTTTTATAGGCAAGATCACCTCCTTTTTATTTCAACTCAACTAATTAAAATATATAACCGGCATAAACAGCGGCAGAACCCACTCCTATAGATGTAGTTGTCGCGTTATTCTGCGATGTAGAAGAAAAAGATACAGGAATTAAATCAAACCCAAGTAAAAGATTTCCTGTAACAACAGCTTCCGCACCATATATCAAATTTACAGTAAACAAAG
The candidate division WOR-1 bacterium RIFOXYB2_FULL_36_35 genome window above contains:
- a CDS encoding serine--tRNA ligase, whose product is MLDPKLLRSDPQKIVDALKTRQGDISLVEKFSVTDKKWRELTFKIETLKKDRNENSKKVGQCKKEGKNSDILLEKSRLIGDEIKKLEEELSFVSDELKDLELQMPNLPHSSVPFGKDSSFNKEVRKYGEPAKFNFEPKPHDEIGERLGILNFKEAAKISGARFVVYHKRGAALERALINFMLDVHVKKNNYEEVLAPVLVKSYSMQGTGQLPKFEEDLFKCSDDFYLIPTAEVSVTNLHREEIIEYKKLPIKYCSYSPCFRREAGSYGKDTKGIIRQHQFNKVELVKFVEPENSYKELELLTQDAELILKELNLPYRVVELCTSDLGFASAKTYDLEVWFPSENKYREISSCSNFEDFQARRAGIKFKRDGNSKPEFVHTLNGSGLAVGRTFAAILENYQQEDGDVVIPEGLKHYLEFETIKSC
- a CDS encoding cell division protein FtsW; its protein translation is MSGQKPLKLKKSPDFILLASIAGLLLFGTIMIFSSSSVMGIKMGDSFYYLKRHLLYLLAGFFVFIFALNLDLQKLKKYTLLIFCVSIFFLLLLFVPFLGKSLGGATRWLDFYFISFQPSEFVKFTMVLFFATYLSALKNSIKKFLKGLLPLLLVLVVVCGIIIKQPDMGTALSIAVTSFLMFFIAGANVLHLVFLGSCGGVLIFILSIFSAYRVKRLLAFLNPWEDPLGKGFQIIQSLLAVGSGGVIGLGIGNSKQKFYYLPQQYADFIFAVLCEELGFIGAFVLICIFLVFFFRGIQIISKTKDEFYFFLGFGIISMFFVQTVLNIMVVIALLPTTGLPLPFVSYGGTSMITCLFSVGLLTNISKQISL
- a CDS encoding phospho-N-acetylmuramoyl-pentapeptide-transferase gives rise to the protein MWLLFFLFFLSFVFTSVLTWLILLFFSKIHIGQFEREEGPESHKKKSGTPTMGGVGFVIISIVLSFSFSEVRPLLFLFLGYSLIGFFDDFIKVYKKRNLGLTFWQKVFSQLLLSSLFSFFVLFCTPYLTSSYLLKILGIPLYILFSTFLIFGCGNATNLTDGIDGLLAGTSILAFASFFVIALHRHLLPFSVLAIVLIGGLLAFLFFNFPKAKIFMGDTGSLGIGAILAGMAIILNKELLLVIIGGVFLVEALSVIIQVLSYKLFKKRVFKMSPLHHHFELLGWSEVYVTLMFWAVQFLLSIIGVFLA
- a CDS encoding UDP-N-acetylmuramoylalanine--D-glutamate ligase, producing MTKWEEKKITVFGLGKSGLAIVKKLYPLGSYLFVTDSKKEESIDKTVLEEFKNIAIGDLNSRLQLEVGGHTQKCIDQSDLIVLSPGVRTDIPVLQKAKELNIPIVSEIELAYRFLTKPIIAVTGTNGKTTTAILIGELLKAEGKSVVVAGNVGLPLVSIDDRNLDFVVVEISSYQLETIVSFRPWISIILNLTEDHIERHGSMEAYGTFKARIFMNQKKTDYVVYNSQDKGVCKLVQASEARLVPFIIKEMELFLGMNIADIKLRGDHNLENIAAAVTAAKIAGVSKDTIPKVLKSFSGVSHRIEFVIRKNGVDFYNDSKATNPDSTIVAIKTLDTGKKSIILLLGGRDKGTDLTAMINLIKKSVKKVILLGEATERFEKALKQSDFENIEIASDFKSAVITSFNLSKPGDIVLLSPACASFDMFSNFEERGDVFKSLVKNL